The Candidatus Bathyarchaeota archaeon genomic interval CATCGTTCTCGGCGCTGTTGCTGACAGCGGATTTTACGAGCATGACATCAACAACAACTATTCTATCGACACTTACCCAGGGGTACGTTCACCGACAAACTACGCAGGCTTTAGGCAAGCCATGGCATGGTTGACCGACAAGGAATGGGTTGTAGACGAGGCTTGTGGCGGATTCGCTGAAAGAATTGACCAGATGATTGCAGCTGCATATAGCGGTTGGGGAAACCAGACGATGATGTATCCCTACTATCCGTACGAGTATGACCCTATTGCAGCGGCTACCGCTTTGGATGCAGAGGGATTCTATCAGGGCACGACGCCAAACCCATCCTACGATGCTGCTTTTCCAGGCTCAGCCGAGTACATTCGAACCTATCCTGCAGGCCACTCTAAGGCTGGACAGGACTTGGACGATTTGGTAGTTTGCGTGCGAACCGACGACACTCGTAGGCTTCAGGCTGGAAGGCTGACTTATGGTAACATGAAGAAACACGGTATCCCCGTGAACGCCCTCGAGGCTGACATGGGCGGTCTCTACGACAAAGTGATGGGCGCTTTTGACTACCACATGTACACCGGTGGCTGGAGTGTGGGAAGATTCCCACCAATAACTCTTCACGGCCTATACCACTCCGATTTCACGTATTCCTACGGACCTAACTACGTGACGGGCAATGGCACTCATCCTTACCTCGACACGCTTCTTGAAGGTTGTCGTTATCCCGACACATATGACGAGGCTATCAACTTCACCAAAATCGCTGCAGGATACATGACAGAAATCTGTGTGAACATCCCGTTGTTCAGCGCAAAATCTTTCTGGCCTTGGAACAAGAATCTAATAGGCGTCGTTAACATGGCAGGCTCTGGACCTGAAAACAGCTACACCTTCCTGAACGCCTACAAGGTAGACGGATCAGCCATCAGATATGGACCTAAAGGTGCACCTATAGGCATGAACATCATATACTCAAGTTGGTTCTACGACTATCAGAACCTTGACAGGATGAACATGTACGGCGGCGTCGATGTACCCCCATATGACCTTTCAGCTGACCAAGACGGCCTCGTCACGGAGCGGCTTGTTGATATATGGGATGATGGCGGCGAGAACAAGACAAAAGTCACATACACGTTTAGAACCGATGCTTATTTCGTGGAACCCGTGACTGGTAACCAGCTAGAAAACGTTAACGCAAGCCACGCTTATATCAGCATCTGGTACGACTTCCAACTCAATGACGGCTGGTTCGTTCCAGACGTACAAGACGTTCACCACATGAACATTATTGGCTCCCATACTATTGAAATCTATTTCGACACCGGTGGCTATTGGAACGCCTACTACGCTACACCACCCTTCAAGTCATTTAACCTGCTTGGAAAGGGCAGTTTGAGCAACACAAGCCGTGCTTGGAGCGGGAGCTGGACTGGCCCCGCTGGTTTTCTGGGTCTAAGCCACAAAGTATACTGGGTTGTCGATATATCCATCGATGCCGTGTCGCTAACTCGAGGCTCAGAATGGCACATAGAACGCGAAGGTCCTCTAGGACGTGCTGATGTATGGGTGAATACAACTAAAACTGGAACTCTTGTCATAAACTACTGGAGCGCGGAAGATGCAAAAGGATTTACACCTGGTAACTTGCATTGGTCGGACGCTTTTGAAGGATGTGGCTCGTGGTACGCAACTGCATTTACACGTGGAATAGGTGGCAGCCTGACGCTGAAAAAGTCTGCATTCTACTACATGGAGAAACCTCTGCTGGGCGAGATTGACTGGATCAGGAAATCAAACGGCGGCTACAAGGTTGACATCTACGACATCGTTCTAGCAGCTAGCGCCTACGGTTCTCAAGGAACAGGCATACCGTCTTCCAACTGGTTCGCAGGAGCAGACTTGGCGCCTGAAGGCGGCAAGATAGACATCTACGACATCGTCAGCATCACCAGTAAATACGGCCAATCATTCGACGTGCCTCCATAGGCAAATAAAACGAAAACAACTCCACCCCCCCTTTTTATATCTTTAAGAAATTCTAAGCGACTTTTTGAATTGAAGAATAGATGCGCACATTTAAGCTCGCTACTTTTTAGCAAAGTGAAAGTCATATCCGATAAGTTTTCGTTAACACGCATACACGTGAATGTTCTGTGAACGTGAAACTAAAGCTTAAATACAAAGCGGGACTCTAATTTTAGCGGTGGCTATCGATGGCTTTGAAATCTTACATCGCTAAAAGATTAGTCTACATGGTTTTATTGATCTTCTTGGTTGCATCAGTAAATTTCCTTCTTTTCAACTTAATGCCAGGTAGTCCTTTAGATAAATATGTACGAGATCTGAGAGGTAAAATGACTGAGGAACGCTTTGAAGAACTAAAGGCGATATACGGTCTTGATAAGCCCTTACATGAAAGATACATATTATACGTTACAAACATGTTCACTTGGAATTTTGGATACAGCTATGAATCAAGGGACTATGTCCAGAACGACATAATAATGGTACTCCCCAATACCTTGCTGCTTATGGGCGTTGCCGAAATTGGCGCAATGATAATAGGAATCCTATTAGGCGTAATAGCCGCCTATAAAAGAGGAAGCTCACTAGACACTTTTTTGGTCACTGCTTCCTTGGGAACATATTCGGTCCCAGTATTCTGGATAGGCTGGCTTATGCTTTCCTTCTTCACCATCTACCTAGGTTTGTTTGAAGTGGGGAGAGTTGAACCTCAAATCTGGGCTATTCGCCCCCCGAGTTCTATATTAGAATTTATTGCCGGCCGCCTCTATATGATTGTTCTTCCAGCAACAACCCTTTTCATCTTCTTGTTCGGTGGCTGGGTCCTCCTAACAAGAGCCACAGTCCTCGAAACAATTACCGAGGACTACGTGACAACAGCCCGAGCCAAAGGACTGCCCGAAAGAACAATTCTGTTCAAACACGTCTTGAAAAACGCCTCATTGCCGTTGATCACCAGTGTTGCATTAACCTTCGGCTTCCTTATATCTGGAGCCATAATAACTGAAACAGTCTTCTCATATGGAGGCATGGGATTACTATTGTGGAATGCCATACAAAGGAACGATATCCCGGTAATGCAAGCATTCTTCTTTGTAATGGCGCTATTAGTAATCATAGCAAACTTCTTAGCAGATATACTATATGGTGTAATAGATCCGCGAATAAAGTATGGGTGAAATCAAATATGCCATCACGCAAAGAACAATTTTCCTTCACGATTCAAAGGTTCAAGGGTTTCTGGAATCAATATAAGCAAAGTAAACGAGGCGTACTTGGAGTAGGAATCATTATATTTTTCGCCTTTGTAGCCATCTTTGCTCCGCTCATATCACCGTTAGACCCGCTAAACCCAAAGTGGCCCGGATATTACCCCGGCGGTGAGCAACCAAAGCTAGCTGAGAAACTTTGCGTTCCAATATGGTACAAGTCAGTTCTGGGCATGCATCAGCTTGCAGAAAGCATTCTACTGACAGAAAATCATGAATTAGCCTCAAGAACGGTCTTCGAACAATGGGTATCAATCTACAATCCTACATACACCTCAGTGCAATATAACGAAACAAGAGGCCAACACAACAATGATGGATGCATCGAGATATTATACAAACGTGAAGAAGGCCAAGCTGCTCCTCAGGATAGTAAGGCAAGCATAACATTTGCTAAAAGCTTCGAATATCCTTATGAAAACAATCCACAGTCGTTCTGGTGGCATTACTCTCTCTCTGTAGAGAACAAAACGCCTATAATACCCGATTTCCCCATTGAGGTTAGTCTCCAATTTCGCAGAGGGAATGAACCAGACGCAATTCTTGTTAAAACGATTAGTTTACCGAAATCCGTACTCATAGGTGAAGCGAACCAGACAAAATGGTACAGCAAAGCAGGAACTACGCTAGGAGAACTGTCTATAATAGAAGAAACAATATTCACTAAAGCCGGGAACTACACATACGAGTTCGTGGTTACGATCTTCGATCCGGAAGGCAGTAATTCCGATTTAAGAGTTTATGTTGACAACTTGCAAATAATATTGTATGGTGAAGCATTCGGCTTGCTGGGTACCTCATCGTTCCCCGAGGCCTCCCCACGAGATCTTTTCACGATGTTAGTACATGGAACTAGAATCTCCTTTATGATTGGGATTCTCACAGCAGTTTTTTCTGTATTGATTGGACTGGTTGTAGGGCTAGTTTCGGGGTACGTGGGCGGATTGGTTGATGAAGGACTGATGCGATTCGCAGACTTTCTTTTAGTATTACCAGGCTTGCCGCTGCTAATAGTTTTAGTTACAGTGCTCGGTAAATCAATCTGGAACATAATAGGCGTACTTATATTCATGGGGTGGATGGGCTTTTCACGAACTGTGAGATCTATGACGCTTAGCCTGCGAGAAAGACCATTCATTGAAAGCGCCAAAGCCGCCGGAGCAAGCAAAAACTACATAATATTCCGCCACATCGTTCCTAATGTATTCGCTTTAGTGTACATCTCATTGGCAACATCTGTTCCAGGCGCCATAATTGCGGAAGCATCCCTAGCTTGGCTTGGACTGGGCGATATCAATATACCTTCTTGGGGCATAATGCTGTTCGACTTCAGTAAGACCCAAACGGCTGTTGTGAAAGGAATTGGTGAATACTGGTTCTGGGTGATACCTCCAGGCCTCGCAATCGCATTGATGGCAATGGCTTTCATCCTAATGGGATTCTCCCTTGACGAAATTTTGAACCCAAGGCTGAGGAAAAGACGTTAGCACAAAAGCCTTCGTTAGCAACCCACGATAAAAGGGAGATCTACGTCATCTGGCTTTTCAGGTGCGAGCTGAACCAGCTATGAAATCAATTTTTTCATTCACGTAAGTCCAGAAGTTTCTCTCAAGCTGTTCTTCAGCTTCTTGCGATTTGATACCGCGCAAAAATGCAATCCCGCCACCAAACAAAGTTGTGAGTAGACCAAGCTTCACGAACAAATTGGAACGGGCCCCAGTAATAAACTGCAACACAAAATCGTTTGGGTCGCCAGAAATACAAACGGTGACTCTGTCTAAAACTTTATGTACATATGTAGGTCTGGCAGTAATTCTGTGCGCTTTTGTCTTCTCTTCTCTAATTGTCCTAAAAAGTTTCTTTTCAAAGAATCGCTCAACCCATTCACTTAAGAGCATGAGATCAACGTTTCTGTCAGTGTATCGGTTTTCCGTGCAGCATTCCCCCTTTCTAAGCACTCTTTTGCTAAAGTAATGCTTCCCTTTAAGCATTTTTGAAACAAGACAAACAAATTCAAGAAAAGGAGTTGCATGGCTTAAAGCTTATATAAACAATACTTCTTGTTACTCTATAAGATCCAAGATCTGTTAATAGAAGGAAGAAGAAGATGTGAGTGATCAAGCATGGCGATACTTGACGTTCAGAATTTGTCCACTTACTACTTAATAGGCAGAGGATATGTAAAGGCTGTAGAAGGCGTTAGTCTTCAACTGGAAAAAGGAGAAGCCATGGGGTTGGCAGGAGAGTCTGGATGCGGTAAGACCACTATCGCTCTTTCTTTACTTAAAATTCTACCTTCAAATGGTAGAATAATCAATGGAAAAATTTTGGTGAGAAACACCGACATTGTCAGCTTGAGCGAGGTTGAAATGCGGAAACGCATCAGATGGAAGGTGATTTCAATGATATTTCAAGGTGCCATGAACGCTATGAACCCACTTTATAAAGTAGGCGATCAAATCGTTGAAGCCATTAAATTGCATGAACCCAAAGTAACCAGAAAAGAAGCAAAAGAAAGAGCCGCAAAACTTCTAGAAATGGTAGGGATAGACGCTTCAAGAGTGGATAATTTTCCTCACGAGTTTAGTGGGGGAATGAAACAACGAGCATTGATAGCTATGTCTCTGTGTAACAATCCAGAGTTGGTCATCGCTGACGAGCCTGGAACAGCTCTAGACGTTATTGTACAAGCACAGGTTCTAAGATTGATGAGAGAGCTAAAGGATAGATTGAATTTGTCAATCATTATGATATCCCATGACCTTTCGATGATTGCTGAGGTATGTCAGAAGATTTGTATTATGTATGCGGGATACTTAGTCGAGCACGGAGACATCGTGAAAATCTTCAAGAAACCATTGCACCCATATACTGTAGATCTGATAGGATCTTTTCCAAGTATTAAGGCTGAAAAGCAAGAAATGGTATCCATTCCAGGTTCCCCACCAGACCTTTTTGACCCGCCTCCTGGGTGTAGATTTCACCCGAGATGTAAATACGCTATGGATATATGTAAGAAAGAGGTGCCTAAACTGCTCAAAATATCAAAGGATCATTTTGTAGCGTGCCATTTGGTTAAAGACTAAAAGAGGATGCAACACATGGAAGATCTAATAATAAAGGCTGAAAATCTGAAAAAGTGGTTTCCCATTAAGGTGGGGTTGTTTCGAGCAGTTTTTTCGAAGGAGGAAATGGCTGTACGTGCTGTGGATGATGTTTCATTTGACATAAGAAAGAGTGAAATTTTCGGCTTGGCTGGAGAAAGCGGTAGCGGAAAGACCACTACGGGGAGACTTTTACTGAGACTAATTGAACCTACTGGTGGAAAAATCTACTTTGGAGGTAAAGATATTACGTCAATTTCAGAATCCGAGATGAAACCGTTTCGACGGAAAATGCAGATAATCTTTCAAGACCCTTATGAGTCGTTAAACCCTAGAATGACTATAAGAGATATAGTTGCTGAGCCTTTAAGATTATTGCAGAGGATAGCCCTGGATCAGGTAGATAGAAGAGTAAATCAAGTGCTGGAGGATGTTGAATTGACACCTCCCAAGAAGTTTGTCCTAAGATATCCTCATGAACTTAGTGGGGGACAAAGGCAAAGAGTCGCTGTTGCAAGGGCTTTCGCTATAACCCCTGAGTTTATAGTTGCAGATGAGCCTGTGTCCATGCTTGATGTCTCTATTAGAGCTGAAATCCTGCACCTTATGATTTCCTTGGTGGAGAAATATGCTTCCTCGATCCTCTACATAACCCATGACTTAGCCCTTTCACGTCATATGTGTGACCGTCTTGGCATAATGTACTTGGGCAAAATCATGGAGATGAGTGAGACGGAAAAGATTATTTTTGAGCCTCTTCATCCTTATACAAAGGCGTTAATTGATGCTGTACCAGTTCCTGATCCTACGGCTAAACGTGTTGAAACGGTTATCAAGGGAGAGATTCCGAGTCCCATTAACCCGCCTTCTGGCTGCAGATTCCATACTCGTTGTCCTGCCTACATAGGAGATATATGCCGTACAAAAGAACCGCAGTTGATCGATGTTGGTAAGAACCACTGCGTTGCTTGTCACCTTTACAGTTCAGAAAAATAACACTTTCTTCTTTCTATGTTGCTTGTAGTTGAGGCTTAAGCATGTGCGTTAGATCATTTTTGTCTATCTTTTCTTCGTGACTTGTATGATTGTTTGGTACTCGCCGCCCAGATAGATAGGAAAGCGCCTCCCACGATCAATGCTACTCCAACTGGCAGAAGGTTGCCAAAAGAGTATTCCTTTTTCAAAACTATTTTCCACAAGTCAAGGCGTGGCAAGTCTGACTCGGGAGGGTAATAATACCTTGCCATTGCGATACCATAGCTGTACACGTATGCTGTGTAATTGCCGTCGTGTTGTGTCTCTCCGCCTAGATTCTCTGGAGAATCATTGGAGGTTCCCAGTTTAGATTTATCGACAATTAGGCCTTTGCTTTCTGATTCAAGAGTAATATTGAGTTCTGGTTTTTTTGTGACTAAGTTTACCCGAAAATCAGCTCTCAGAGTGGTATTACCACCTGTTGGATCAGTGATGTTTATCCAAATTGTAGCGATAGCCGGAACGCCATTCGGGATGTCTATCAGTTTAGGTCCTGCAAATGCTACAAATATTTTTTCGCCCCTGTCAAATTGTTTCGAGATTTTCCATTGTCCGTAGGGTAGATCCTTAACTCTTTCCACTAGCTGGTTCTCAGGAGTTTCAATGGCATAATTAGCTAATGAAAAGATTATGATTCCTGCGAACAGAATGATGCACCCAACACTGAGTGGAATTTTTCTCAATTTATCACCTTAGTGTTTGTCTAGGTAATCGAATACGCTTTTGATATTAAGTCTTTCTGACTGATGGTGTGTGGTTTTTTTGTCTAGTGTACTTGTTTGGTGATTAGTATATGTGCTTGGGCTGGATGTCGGTAACCATGTAAAGCTGGGGTTTTATAGACAAATTAGTGAATAGAGAAATCTTCCAGAAACCTTTAATTATAGAAGTGGTAGTTGTAATAATTGCTGAAGAGAAAGGAGAAAAAAATAGATGAAACTAAAGATGGAGAAAGCTATTAGCATATTGCTTACATCGACACTTTTGCTCAGCTTATTCATAGTACTAACACCCTCAGTATTCGCACAGGCGACAACTGTCAGATTCTATCCTCAACCCTCACCACAAGCCGATGTCACGAGTAACGGTCAAACGTTCACCGTTGCTTGCGTAATCGAGGACGTTACTGACCTTGCAGGTTTAGATGTTCAGATGCAGTGGAACACGACTTACCTTTCATACGTAAATCACACCCAAACCATGACTGTTGAAAGCTATCCAACTGTTCAACCACCAAGCCCGTACGCAGGAATTATCCACAATCCGCCATTGGCGCTTAAAGACGATGTTAACACGACAGAAGGAACTTACTGGGCAGCCTTCGCCACCCTCGGAGGACCATCCTTCGACGGCGACGGAACAGTCTTCACCATGACTTTCAGGGCAATTAACCTGCCCTTCGGCGACCCCACACAGTTCTTCTACACGTACCTGAACCTCACAGTCGAACTTCCCGCAGGCGCTGGTGGTCAGATCGACGCCACTATTGAAAACGGTACGATTAGGCATTGGTACATGCCAGTCGATTATCCTCCGGTGCCTCTGCTGCAGATAAGACCATCATACTATGAAGCCTCAGCACTTGGTGAACTATTCGATTACGATGTATGGCTGCTTGGAGAAGGCGACACCGACTTGGACCCATTCTGGGATGTCGGCGGAATCGACGTATACATGAACTTCGACCCAACCTTGATAGAGGCGATAAGTGTAACTATTGATCCTGACGGAACCTTTGAAGCCTTCTGGCCTGACGGCATCATTGTAACTGCAAACGACACTGACAACGTGGCAGGAACAGCACACGCGGCCTTCTTTGGATATGGTGAACCTCACACTGCTCCATATGGACAGATAAAAATGTTCAGCGTTACCTTCAACGTAATCTACGAGTCAACAGAATTTCCGCCACCAACTGCCCCCGTCACATTGAAAAACCCATTAACCTATGGCGCGTACACATTCGACTCAATCGGCGGGCTAATCGATA includes:
- a CDS encoding ABC transporter permease, whose protein sequence is MALKSYIAKRLVYMVLLIFLVASVNFLLFNLMPGSPLDKYVRDLRGKMTEERFEELKAIYGLDKPLHERYILYVTNMFTWNFGYSYESRDYVQNDIIMVLPNTLLLMGVAEIGAMIIGILLGVIAAYKRGSSLDTFLVTASLGTYSVPVFWIGWLMLSFFTIYLGLFEVGRVEPQIWAIRPPSSILEFIAGRLYMIVLPATTLFIFLFGGWVLLTRATVLETITEDYVTTARAKGLPERTILFKHVLKNASLPLITSVALTFGFLISGAIITETVFSYGGMGLLLWNAIQRNDIPVMQAFFFVMALLVIIANFLADILYGVIDPRIKYG
- a CDS encoding ABC transporter ATP-binding protein; translation: MAILDVQNLSTYYLIGRGYVKAVEGVSLQLEKGEAMGLAGESGCGKTTIALSLLKILPSNGRIINGKILVRNTDIVSLSEVEMRKRIRWKVISMIFQGAMNAMNPLYKVGDQIVEAIKLHEPKVTRKEAKERAAKLLEMVGIDASRVDNFPHEFSGGMKQRALIAMSLCNNPELVIADEPGTALDVIVQAQVLRLMRELKDRLNLSIIMISHDLSMIAEVCQKICIMYAGYLVEHGDIVKIFKKPLHPYTVDLIGSFPSIKAEKQEMVSIPGSPPDLFDPPPGCRFHPRCKYAMDICKKEVPKLLKISKDHFVACHLVKD
- a CDS encoding ABC transporter ATP-binding protein; translation: MEDLIIKAENLKKWFPIKVGLFRAVFSKEEMAVRAVDDVSFDIRKSEIFGLAGESGSGKTTTGRLLLRLIEPTGGKIYFGGKDITSISESEMKPFRRKMQIIFQDPYESLNPRMTIRDIVAEPLRLLQRIALDQVDRRVNQVLEDVELTPPKKFVLRYPHELSGGQRQRVAVARAFAITPEFIVADEPVSMLDVSIRAEILHLMISLVEKYASSILYITHDLALSRHMCDRLGIMYLGKIMEMSETEKIIFEPLHPYTKALIDAVPVPDPTAKRVETVIKGEIPSPINPPSGCRFHTRCPAYIGDICRTKEPQLIDVGKNHCVACHLYSSEK
- a CDS encoding ABC transporter permease, with the protein product MPSRKEQFSFTIQRFKGFWNQYKQSKRGVLGVGIIIFFAFVAIFAPLISPLDPLNPKWPGYYPGGEQPKLAEKLCVPIWYKSVLGMHQLAESILLTENHELASRTVFEQWVSIYNPTYTSVQYNETRGQHNNDGCIEILYKREEGQAAPQDSKASITFAKSFEYPYENNPQSFWWHYSLSVENKTPIIPDFPIEVSLQFRRGNEPDAILVKTISLPKSVLIGEANQTKWYSKAGTTLGELSIIEETIFTKAGNYTYEFVVTIFDPEGSNSDLRVYVDNLQIILYGEAFGLLGTSSFPEASPRDLFTMLVHGTRISFMIGILTAVFSVLIGLVVGLVSGYVGGLVDEGLMRFADFLLVLPGLPLLIVLVTVLGKSIWNIIGVLIFMGWMGFSRTVRSMTLSLRERPFIESAKAAGASKNYIIFRHIVPNVFALVYISLATSVPGAIIAEASLAWLGLGDINIPSWGIMLFDFSKTQTAVVKGIGEYWFWVIPPGLAIALMAMAFILMGFSLDEILNPRLRKRR